Proteins co-encoded in one Thermodesulfobacteriota bacterium genomic window:
- a CDS encoding DMT family transporter: MTPLSILLVLLSALIHASWNFFSKRENLPVSFFFQVFLWGTLIGFPGLILFGNLYEALQKAPLSLVGLTLLSGLFETIYFICLIEAYQQGPLSLVYPLSRSAPLFTQLWAYWWIGEKVSSKGAFGIGLVMAGLLCLSLERDPEKVPPLLSRGKGKPYLLALAAGLASSIYSVIDKAGVQWIHPLPYLWLINLWMTLFTGIYLLSRKEYAVLRPWAISKGSLFVVLLLQNGAYLLILLAMTMSKVSYVVAFRQAGALFGALMGILWLKEKDWKVRLGGVLLLTIGLVMIGQEG; encoded by the coding sequence TTGACCCCTCTCAGCATCCTCCTCGTCCTCCTTTCAGCCCTCATCCACGCCTCTTGGAACTTTTTTTCCAAAAGGGAAAACCTCCCCGTCTCCTTCTTCTTCCAGGTCTTTCTTTGGGGGACCCTGATCGGCTTTCCTGGGTTGATCCTCTTCGGCAACCTCTATGAGGCTTTGCAAAAGGCTCCTCTCTCCCTCGTCGGGTTAACCCTCCTATCCGGCCTTTTTGAAACGATTTACTTTATCTGTCTCATCGAAGCCTATCAGCAAGGCCCCCTTTCACTGGTCTACCCCCTCTCGAGATCGGCCCCCCTCTTCACGCAACTCTGGGCCTATTGGTGGATCGGCGAAAAGGTCTCTTCAAAGGGGGCCTTCGGAATCGGCCTGGTCATGGCAGGCCTCCTCTGCCTATCCTTGGAGAGAGATCCTGAAAAAGTCCCTCCTCTGCTTTCCAGGGGGAAGGGGAAGCCCTATCTGTTGGCCTTGGCTGCTGGCCTGGCGAGCTCCATCTATTCGGTCATCGATAAGGCCGGGGTCCAGTGGATCCATCCCCTCCCTTACCTCTGGCTCATCAACCTCTGGATGACCCTCTTTACGGGAATCTATCTCCTCTCCCGAAAGGAATATGCGGTCCTCAGGCCTTGGGCCATCTCCAAGGGATCCCTCTTCGTCGTCCTGCTGTTGCAGAACGGGGCCTATCTCCTCATCCTGCTTGCCATGACCATGAGTAAGGTAAGTTATGTCGTGGCCTTTCGACAGGCCGGAGCCCTTTTCGGGGCCTTGATGGGGATCCTCTGGTTAAAGGAGAAGGATTGGAAGGTCCGTCTCGGCGGGGTCCTCCTCTTGACCATTGGGCTCGTTATGATAGGGCAGGAGGGCTAA
- a CDS encoding histone deacetylase family protein → MKVMFHPKFYEVYTSDPAAAKGRMEAIVKALKEGFEFIEPEPATERDLERVHGRQHIESVRRDRQVYEIALLAAGGAIRAAEWAFEGEPAFGLIRPPGHHASPHSCWGFCYFNNIAIAVKKLLSEEKIKSALILDFDLHYGDGTANAFSGSKEVSYFHPEGANRQSFLNEVQTCLRTEQPFEIIGVSAGFDRHEEDWGGLLKTEDYLTIGRWVREVSLERCRGRRFGVLEGGYNHSVLGRNVRAFLEGLAG, encoded by the coding sequence ATGAAAGTCATGTTCCATCCGAAGTTCTACGAGGTCTACACCTCGGACCCAGCAGCGGCCAAGGGAAGGATGGAGGCCATCGTCAAGGCCCTAAAAGAGGGATTTGAATTCATCGAACCTGAGCCGGCTACGGAGAGGGATCTTGAGAGGGTCCACGGAAGGCAACATATCGAATCGGTCAGGAGAGATCGACAGGTGTACGAGATCGCCCTTCTTGCAGCAGGGGGAGCCATTCGAGCTGCGGAGTGGGCCTTCGAAGGAGAGCCCGCCTTCGGCCTTATTCGCCCGCCAGGCCATCACGCCAGCCCCCATTCCTGCTGGGGCTTCTGTTATTTCAACAACATCGCCATCGCCGTCAAAAAACTGCTGAGCGAAGAAAAAATCAAAAGCGCCCTGATTCTCGATTTCGACCTTCACTACGGAGACGGCACCGCCAACGCCTTCAGCGGGTCCAAAGAGGTGAGCTATTTTCATCCCGAAGGGGCGAATCGACAATCCTTCCTCAACGAAGTCCAAACCTGCCTTCGAACCGAACAACCCTTCGAGATCATCGGGGTCTCGGCGGGGTTTGATCGCCACGAAGAGGATTGGGGAGGTCTTTTGAAGACAGAGGACTATTTAACGATCGGAAGATGGGTTAGAGAGGTCTCTCTGGAACGATGCCGGGGAAGAAGATTTGGGGTCCTCGAAGGAGGTTACAACCATTCGGTTCTGGGAAGAAACGTCCGGGCCTTTCTCGAAGGCCTGGCCGGCTGA
- a CDS encoding phenylacetate--CoA ligase family protein translates to MDPTVYWNPVVETLPLEKLRDLQLKKFRKIVQWAYDRSKFHRKLYQEAGLEPGDIKTFEDVAKVPKVEKSMMRDIQRKDPFPYGDALCVPLEEVTEFRQTSGTTGTPVYQPDTWQDWEWWSECWAYLLYAQGYRNTDRVFLPFGYNIFVAFWAGHYAAEKIGCEVVPGGVLDTEARILKIQELKATAMMATPTYVLGMADTAKKKLGIDPARDLTIRKITCAGEPGASIPSTKKRMEEAWGAKVYDHVGATEIGAWGFECTAQPGGLHVNDALFLTQIEDLETGQIIEEPGRRGKIVITALDRIAQPCIRFDSKDVAEWSSEPCPCGRTFRLIKGGVVGRADDITKIKGVLVAPSAIEEVVRSIQGLSDEFEIVVTKKGDLDDITLKIELLPEAEGNREAILNQLKDQLRLKTNLGYNIEVHPYRSLPRYEVKAKRFKDLRKQG, encoded by the coding sequence ATGGACCCGACGGTGTACTGGAACCCCGTGGTGGAGACGCTTCCCTTGGAGAAGCTAAGAGACCTCCAGCTCAAAAAGTTCAGAAAGATCGTCCAGTGGGCCTACGATCGATCCAAATTCCACCGAAAGCTCTATCAGGAGGCGGGTCTCGAACCCGGGGATATCAAAACCTTCGAGGACGTCGCCAAGGTCCCGAAGGTCGAAAAGTCGATGATGCGCGACATCCAGAGAAAGGATCCCTTTCCTTACGGCGATGCCCTCTGTGTCCCTCTCGAGGAGGTGACCGAATTTCGCCAGACCAGCGGAACCACGGGAACACCGGTCTACCAGCCCGATACCTGGCAGGACTGGGAGTGGTGGTCCGAATGCTGGGCCTATCTCCTCTATGCCCAAGGATACCGGAATACGGACCGGGTCTTTCTCCCCTTCGGTTACAACATCTTCGTCGCCTTCTGGGCGGGCCATTACGCAGCAGAGAAGATCGGATGCGAGGTCGTCCCCGGGGGCGTGCTCGATACCGAGGCCAGGATCTTAAAGATTCAGGAGTTGAAGGCGACCGCCATGATGGCCACCCCCACCTATGTCCTCGGGATGGCCGATACGGCGAAGAAAAAATTGGGGATCGATCCGGCCCGGGACCTCACCATCCGAAAGATCACCTGCGCGGGCGAGCCCGGCGCGAGCATCCCCTCGACCAAAAAGAGAATGGAAGAGGCCTGGGGCGCCAAGGTCTACGACCATGTGGGGGCGACCGAGATCGGCGCCTGGGGCTTCGAATGCACGGCCCAGCCCGGAGGCCTCCATGTGAACGACGCCCTCTTTCTCACCCAGATCGAGGATCTCGAGACAGGCCAGATCATCGAGGAGCCTGGCCGGAGAGGCAAGATCGTGATCACCGCCCTCGATCGGATCGCCCAACCCTGTATCCGCTTCGACTCCAAGGACGTGGCCGAATGGTCGAGCGAACCCTGTCCCTGTGGACGGACCTTCCGGCTCATCAAGGGAGGGGTCGTCGGTCGAGCCGATGACATCACGAAGATCAAGGGGGTCCTCGTCGCTCCCTCGGCCATCGAGGAGGTCGTCCGGTCGATTCAGGGATTGAGCGATGAGTTCGAGATCGTCGTGACCAAGAAAGGGGACCTCGACGACATCACCTTGAAGATCGAACTGCTTCCCGAGGCAGAAGGCAACCGCGAGGCCATCCTCAATCAGCTCAAAGATCAGCTCCGGTTGAAGACAAACCTCGGCTACAACATCGAAGTCCATCCCTACCGCTCCCTCCCTCGTTATGAGGTGAAGGCGAAGCGGTTCAAGGATCTGAGGAAACAGGGGTGA
- the glgC gene encoding glucose-1-phosphate adenylyltransferase, with translation MKVLTMLLAGGRGERLYPLTRDRAKPAVPFGAIYRIIDFTLSNCVNSDIRRIYILTQYKSTSLQRHIQLGWNILATALGEFIEIIPAQQRIDEHWYQGTADAVFQNLYTLQNERPDLVLILSGDHIYKMDYRKMIAYHLEKEADLTVASIRMDRSLSREFGVMEVDGEGRILGFQEKPAEPKTIPGDPEGILASMGIYVFNTEILVRRLIEDARSDSSHDFGKDVIPSMIERDRVFAFDFRQGDCGKVGYWRDVGTIEAYYEANMDLVSVTPQLNLYDPDWPIFTYQPPYPPAKTVLIEEGRVGTALNSIVSNGTIISGGTVKRSILSPRVQIHSYAEVEDSILLEGVDVGRHARIRRTIIDKEVRIPEGTRIGYDLEEDAKRFTVSPSGIVVVPKWIKL, from the coding sequence ATGAAAGTCCTCACCATGCTCTTGGCGGGGGGGAGAGGCGAGAGGCTCTACCCCTTAACCCGAGACCGGGCTAAACCCGCTGTCCCCTTCGGCGCCATCTACCGGATCATCGACTTCACGCTTTCCAATTGTGTTAATTCGGACATCCGGCGGATCTACATCCTCACCCAGTACAAATCGACCTCCCTCCAACGCCACATCCAGCTGGGATGGAACATCCTCGCCACCGCCCTCGGGGAGTTCATCGAGATCATCCCGGCCCAGCAGAGGATCGACGAACACTGGTATCAGGGCACCGCGGATGCCGTCTTTCAGAACCTCTATACCCTCCAGAACGAAAGGCCCGATCTCGTCCTCATCCTCTCGGGGGATCACATCTATAAGATGGACTACCGCAAGATGATCGCCTACCATCTGGAGAAGGAGGCAGACCTCACTGTGGCCTCAATCCGGATGGACCGGAGCCTCTCCAGGGAGTTCGGGGTGATGGAGGTCGATGGGGAGGGGAGGATCCTCGGGTTTCAGGAGAAGCCGGCGGAGCCTAAAACGATCCCCGGAGATCCAGAGGGGATCCTCGCCTCGATGGGGATTTATGTCTTTAACACCGAGATCCTGGTGCGAAGGCTGATCGAGGATGCTCGCTCCGATTCGAGCCACGATTTTGGAAAGGACGTGATCCCCTCCATGATCGAGAGGGATCGGGTCTTCGCTTTCGATTTCAGGCAGGGGGATTGCGGAAAGGTCGGATACTGGCGGGATGTGGGGACGATCGAGGCCTACTACGAGGCCAACATGGACCTGGTCTCGGTCACCCCCCAGCTCAATCTCTATGACCCCGACTGGCCCATCTTCACCTACCAGCCTCCCTATCCACCGGCCAAGACGGTCCTGATCGAGGAGGGCAGGGTCGGCACAGCCCTCAACTCCATCGTCTCCAACGGCACGATCATCAGCGGTGGCACCGTGAAGCGTTCCATTCTCTCTCCCAGGGTCCAAATCCACAGTTATGCGGAGGTCGAGGATTCGATCCTTCTCGAGGGGGTGGATGTGGGCCGGCATGCCAGGATCCGGCGGACGATCATCGACAAAGAGGTTCGGATTCCGGAGGGGACCCGGATCGGTTACGATCTGGAGGAGGATGCCAAACGGTTCACGGTGAGTCCTTCGGGGATCGTGGTCGTGCCGAAGTGGATCAAGCTCTGA
- a CDS encoding response regulator has product MKRILVVEDEEGLRLLYKEELEAEGYEVITARNGKEALQELEKGRPDLIILDIVMPVMDGMEALGKIVLKDRKIPIILNTSYSGYRDDFMSWVADAYVTKSSDLEELKATVKKLLEKGEAR; this is encoded by the coding sequence ATGAAGAGGATCCTGGTCGTTGAGGATGAAGAGGGATTGAGGCTCCTTTACAAAGAAGAGCTGGAGGCAGAAGGTTACGAGGTCATCACGGCCCGCAATGGCAAAGAGGCCCTCCAGGAGCTGGAGAAAGGAAGGCCCGACCTGATCATCCTCGACATTGTCATGCCGGTGATGGATGGGATGGAGGCCCTCGGCAAGATCGTTTTGAAGGACCGAAAGATCCCCATCATCCTCAACACCTCTTACTCCGGATATCGTGACGACTTCATGAGTTGGGTGGCGGACGCCTATGTGACCAAGTCGAGCGATCTCGAAGAGCTTAAAGCCACCGTGAAGAAGCTCTTGGAGAAGGGCGAGGCTCGATGA
- a CDS encoding DUF2180 family protein, translated as MKCYICAKQGVDSQAVAVCVICGMGLCLGHAIKESLSVKDIIDWGFGKEEYTYPFTIPRFICAECKLAIEQRKRVEKR; from the coding sequence ATGAAGTGTTATATCTGTGCCAAGCAGGGGGTGGATTCCCAGGCCGTGGCGGTCTGCGTGATCTGCGGGATGGGGCTCTGTTTAGGTCATGCCATCAAGGAGAGCCTATCGGTGAAGGATATCATCGATTGGGGGTTCGGCAAGGAAGAATATACCTATCCCTTTACGATTCCCCGTTTTATCTGCGCCGAGTGCAAGTTGGCGATTGAGCAGAGGAAGAGGGTGGAGAAGCGATAA
- a CDS encoding MoxR family ATPase, giving the protein MSRPEHRPFTGASKYVLDEELAKIVNISIALEMPLLLKGEPGTGKTMLAHAIAEALKMPLIVLNVKSNMKLIDALYQYDTLTRLNDSRFGDSKRDVSNIEEYIRMGKIGQAFVSEERVVLLIDEIDKADTDFQDDMLDVLDQMQFDIIEIDKTIKAKHRPVIIITSNAKKDLSDPFLGRCNFHHIAFPEPEMMRKIVSVHFPDIDKELLDSAVRTFYRLREIKGVEKKPATRELINWIRALRSDPDFKVKDLIKGEVPYLGVLFKKSPDYVVAQNAVSRFRA; this is encoded by the coding sequence ATGAGTAGACCTGAGCACCGTCCTTTTACCGGAGCCTCGAAATATGTCCTCGACGAGGAACTGGCCAAAATTGTCAATATTTCCATCGCCCTCGAGATGCCCCTCTTGCTCAAAGGGGAACCCGGAACGGGCAAGACGATGTTGGCCCACGCCATCGCAGAGGCCTTGAAGATGCCGTTGATCGTGCTCAACGTCAAGTCGAACATGAAGCTAATCGACGCCCTTTACCAGTACGATACCCTCACCCGGCTCAACGACAGCCGATTCGGAGATTCGAAACGGGACGTCAGCAATATCGAGGAGTATATCCGCATGGGAAAGATCGGTCAGGCCTTCGTCTCGGAGGAAAGGGTCGTTCTTCTCATCGACGAAATCGACAAGGCCGATACCGATTTTCAGGACGATATGCTCGATGTGCTGGACCAGATGCAATTCGATATCATCGAGATCGACAAGACGATCAAGGCCAAACACCGGCCCGTCATCATCATCACCTCCAATGCCAAGAAGGACCTCTCCGATCCCTTCCTCGGAAGATGCAATTTCCACCATATCGCCTTTCCCGAACCAGAGATGATGAGGAAGATCGTCTCCGTCCATTTCCCCGATATCGATAAAGAGCTGCTCGACAGTGCGGTCCGGACCTTTTACCGGCTCCGGGAGATCAAAGGGGTCGAGAAAAAACCGGCCACCCGGGAGTTGATCAACTGGATTCGGGCCTTGCGATCCGATCCTGATTTTAAGGTCAAGGACCTGATCAAAGGGGAGGTCCCTTACCTCGGCGTCCTTTTCAAGAAGAGCCCGGACTACGTGGTGGCCCAGAATGCGGTCTCGAGGTTCAGGGCCTAA
- a CDS encoding cytochrome c family protein: protein MRKGLISMGVLAGFVCSLLIVSGAFAKDVVTYDVPYGKVTFTHKKHIENYKIDCLKCHHTWKKGETTGKLCKDCHKATKEASKDGKGLIAKEAYHKSCKGCHDDLKKAKKPTGPAGCNECHVKAKK from the coding sequence ATGAGGAAAGGGCTGATCAGCATGGGGGTGCTTGCCGGGTTTGTTTGCTCATTGCTCATCGTGAGCGGCGCTTTCGCCAAGGACGTGGTCACCTATGACGTCCCTTACGGGAAGGTCACCTTCACCCACAAAAAACATATTGAAAATTACAAGATCGACTGTCTAAAGTGCCACCATACCTGGAAAAAGGGCGAAACCACCGGCAAACTTTGCAAAGACTGTCATAAAGCGACCAAGGAGGCCTCCAAAGATGGGAAAGGACTCATCGCCAAGGAGGCCTACCATAAGAGTTGCAAAGGCTGCCACGATGATCTGAAGAAGGCCAAGAAACCCACCGGTCCTGCAGGCTGTAACGAGTGCCATGTGAAGGCGAAAAAGTAA
- a CDS encoding NTP transferase domain-containing protein produces the protein MDRIATVILAAGRGTRMKSNLTKVLHPLLGLPMLSYPLGLSLHHLQAEKTIVVVGHQADEVEKRFRDLPIEFVRQDEPLGTGHAVLQALPRLGDFSGTILILSADVPLVKGETIRAFLDTFLGNDSTVAVLTAVVKDPTGYGRILRSEAGWLERIVEEKDATEEERLIREINAGIYCVKASFLKEGLQEIGKENAQGEYYLTDLVEVARRRSLRCSAHMVADPAEIMGVNTRQDLAAATEVLRQEKVKDLMLSGVTLIDPKSVYVEWNVEIGRDTTLGPHCSLLGKTRIGERCLIESHATLSDAEIGDDVTIRSHCVIQGGKIRGGAVVGPFAYVGPGGEVNPEETIGPFLQRSGRGQKGPL, from the coding sequence ATGGACCGAATCGCCACCGTCATCCTGGCTGCCGGCAGAGGGACCCGGATGAAGTCCAACCTGACCAAGGTCCTCCATCCCCTTCTTGGACTTCCTATGCTCTCCTACCCCCTTGGCCTCTCTCTCCATCACCTCCAAGCGGAGAAGACCATCGTCGTCGTCGGTCATCAGGCCGACGAGGTGGAGAAGAGATTCCGCGACCTCCCCATCGAATTCGTCCGCCAGGATGAACCCTTAGGGACGGGCCATGCCGTGCTCCAGGCCCTCCCACGCCTCGGGGATTTTTCTGGAACCATTCTCATCCTCTCGGCCGATGTCCCCCTCGTCAAAGGGGAGACGATAAGAGCGTTCCTCGACACCTTCCTCGGCAATGATTCCACGGTTGCGGTCCTGACCGCCGTGGTGAAGGATCCGACCGGATACGGCCGCATCCTCCGGAGCGAGGCCGGTTGGTTAGAGAGGATCGTCGAGGAGAAAGACGCCACGGAAGAGGAGCGGTTGATCCGGGAGATCAACGCGGGGATCTACTGTGTGAAGGCCTCCTTTCTCAAAGAAGGGCTTCAGGAGATCGGAAAGGAGAACGCCCAGGGAGAATATTATCTCACCGATCTGGTCGAAGTGGCCAGGAGGAGGTCCTTGAGGTGCTCCGCTCACATGGTGGCGGATCCGGCCGAGATCATGGGCGTCAATACCCGTCAGGATCTGGCGGCGGCCACGGAGGTGCTTCGACAGGAGAAGGTCAAAGACCTGATGCTATCCGGGGTGACCCTGATCGACCCAAAGAGCGTCTACGTGGAATGGAACGTCGAGATCGGAAGAGATACAACCCTGGGTCCCCATTGTTCCCTCCTCGGGAAGACCCGGATTGGGGAACGATGCCTCATCGAGTCCCATGCGACGCTCTCAGATGCCGAGATCGGAGACGACGTGACGATCCGTTCCCATTGTGTTATCCAGGGAGGGAAGATCAGAGGGGGGGCCGTCGTCGGGCCTTTCGCTTACGTGGGCCCTGGGGGCGAGGTGAACCCAGAGGAGACGATCGGCCCATTTCTTCAAAGAAGCGGGCGGGGTCAAAAAGGGCCACTTTAA
- the glmS gene encoding glutamine--fructose-6-phosphate transaminase (isomerizing) — MCGIIGYVGPRKASEVLIEGLKRLEYRGYDSVGIAVFHRGRIEVRRNEGKIRKLEQQIAGEQFEGKSGIGHTRWATHGKPSDENAHPHKAGKVAVVHNGIIENYLPLKEFLQRKNRTFTSETDTEVIAHLIDLFLGEGASFLEAVRKTFGQIRGSYALGILCEGNEDHLIGARKESPLVVGLGEGEYFIASDLPPLLPYTRDFIFLDDGEIVSLSPQGCRIYNEKGEEVFKEPKRINWTPLMAERGGFKHFMLKEIYEQPRALIDTIRGRYSEERGDAVLETFTLDRAVLKTIRRVCLVACGTSYHAALVGKFLIEEFCRIPVETDIGSEFRYRNPILGQDTLLILISQSGETADTLAALREGKRQGARTLAICNVVESTLAREADQVLYTHAGPEIGVASTKTFVTQLAVLFLIALRMGRELGLLTEEEGRRLIGELVRLPHLMEEILRSSQRVIDIAKRYVDAKDFLYLGRGINYPIALEGALKLKEISYIHAEGYPAGEMKHGPIALIDREMPVVVLATQNEVYDKVLSNIEQVKAREGKVIALVSQSDEAIAKKVDEVIAIPETHPSLMPILLTLPLQLLAYHIADLKGTDVDQPRNLAKSVTVE, encoded by the coding sequence ATGTGCGGCATCATCGGGTATGTGGGTCCGAGAAAGGCGTCGGAGGTTCTCATCGAGGGACTGAAGAGGCTCGAATACCGGGGATACGATTCGGTAGGCATTGCGGTCTTTCATCGAGGCAGGATCGAGGTTCGGCGAAACGAGGGAAAGATCCGGAAGCTGGAGCAACAGATTGCGGGAGAACAGTTCGAGGGGAAGTCGGGAATCGGCCATACGCGGTGGGCCACCCACGGAAAGCCCTCCGACGAGAACGCCCATCCCCACAAGGCGGGAAAGGTGGCCGTCGTCCACAACGGGATCATCGAAAATTACCTCCCCCTCAAAGAGTTTCTTCAAAGGAAGAACCGCACCTTCACCTCGGAAACCGATACCGAGGTGATCGCCCACCTCATCGACCTCTTCCTCGGAGAAGGGGCCTCTTTCTTAGAGGCCGTCAGGAAGACCTTCGGCCAGATCCGGGGTTCTTATGCCCTCGGGATTCTCTGTGAAGGAAACGAGGACCATCTGATCGGAGCCCGTAAAGAGAGCCCCCTGGTCGTAGGACTGGGGGAGGGAGAATATTTCATCGCCTCGGACCTCCCTCCCCTCCTTCCCTATACCCGAGACTTCATCTTTCTCGATGACGGAGAGATCGTCTCCCTCTCGCCCCAGGGATGCCGAATTTATAACGAAAAGGGAGAGGAGGTCTTCAAGGAGCCGAAGCGGATCAACTGGACCCCCCTGATGGCCGAACGGGGAGGGTTCAAACACTTCATGCTCAAGGAGATCTACGAGCAGCCCAGGGCCCTCATCGACACGATTCGGGGGCGCTATTCCGAGGAGAGAGGCGATGCCGTCCTCGAGACCTTCACCCTCGATCGAGCCGTCCTCAAGACGATCCGTCGGGTCTGTCTGGTGGCCTGCGGGACCTCCTATCATGCCGCCCTGGTGGGCAAATTCCTGATCGAAGAGTTCTGCCGGATTCCGGTCGAAACCGATATCGGATCGGAGTTCCGTTATCGAAATCCGATCCTCGGACAGGACACCCTCCTGATCCTCATCTCCCAATCCGGGGAGACGGCCGATACGCTGGCGGCCTTGAGGGAGGGAAAGAGGCAGGGCGCGAGGACCCTCGCCATCTGCAATGTCGTGGAGTCGACCTTAGCCCGAGAAGCCGATCAGGTCCTCTACACGCACGCCGGGCCGGAGATCGGCGTGGCCTCCACCAAGACCTTCGTCACCCAGTTGGCGGTCCTCTTCCTCATCGCCCTGCGAATGGGGAGGGAGCTGGGCCTCCTGACAGAGGAGGAGGGCAGGAGGTTAATCGGCGAGCTGGTCAGGCTTCCCCACCTGATGGAGGAGATCCTCCGCTCCTCCCAACGGGTGATCGACATTGCCAAACGCTACGTGGATGCCAAAGACTTCCTCTATCTCGGAAGGGGCATCAATTACCCCATCGCCCTCGAAGGGGCATTGAAATTGAAAGAGATTTCTTACATCCACGCAGAGGGATACCCTGCCGGCGAGATGAAGCATGGCCCCATCGCCCTGATCGACCGCGAGATGCCCGTGGTCGTCCTGGCCACGCAGAACGAGGTTTATGACAAGGTCCTCTCCAACATCGAACAGGTGAAGGCCAGGGAGGGGAAGGTGATCGCCCTCGTCTCCCAATCCGACGAGGCCATCGCAAAGAAGGTCGATGAGGTGATCGCCATCCCCGAAACCCACCCTTCGCTCATGCCGATCCTTCTCACCCTTCCTCTTCAGCTGCTGGCCTACCACATCGCGGACTTGAAGGGAACGGATGTCGATCAGCCCAGAAATCTTGCCAAGAGCGTCACCGTCGAGTAG